Within Rhipicephalus microplus isolate Deutch F79 chromosome 9, USDA_Rmic, whole genome shotgun sequence, the genomic segment tttgaatgcatATTTGGAAAAAATGTAGGTTCTGATTTGAATTTTTCAACCCTCCACGATAATAATAAGACGAGCTTTATATTTAACTGCAACAAAAGCCATACTGCTATGACTCTGGGTTGCTTTGTTTACTATAGCATAACTTTATTTTCTAACCTAATGTATGACATTGAGATCTGCTGCTAATAGTAATCATGATGAAAAAGGAGGTTAATGCAGTGAACATAACGAGTCGGTTACCTCTGCCGCTTACATGGAGACGCTGCGAAAGGCAGTGCCTCTGATTTTGCGGAAATAGTAACTGCGTTTCACCAATGAAAAAAGTGTGTAcaagtagtgtgtgtgtgtgtgtgtgtgtgtgtgtgtgtgtgtgtgtgtgtgtgtgtgtgtgtgtgtgtgtgtgtgtgtgtgtgtgtgtgtgtgtgcgtgtgtgcgtgcgtgtgtgtgtgcgtgtgtgtgtgcgtgtgtctgtgtgtgtctgtgtgtgcgtgtgtgtgtgcgtgtgtgtgtgcgtgtgtgtgtgcgtgtgtgtgtgtgtgtgcgtgtgtgtgcgtgcgcgtgtgcgtgtgtgtgcgcgcgtgtgcgtgtgtgtgcgcgcgtgtgcgtgtctgtgtgtgttgtCAAGCTTAAAAAATCACTGAATACCAAGACTTCGAAAGTGATTATGTCTCCAAGCTGTCTTTTCATCTCGCACATTCAAATTACGACAATAAATAAGCACAGCCAGCCGCTGTGCAAACTAAAATAAACGATGTTGGTCCAAAGAGAACACCCCAGTGAAAGATTCAGCGAAGGTGACGAGGACATCCGACGTTCGTGTTTGACGCACGTAGGCACGGCGATTACTCCGTAGCTAGCGATTTTCACAACATTGTTccgtgtctgtttttttcttttctttcatttttctcgtACTTCGTCATCCGTTCCATCGAGGACCGCGCCCCTCTGCGAGAAGCAGCACCTGTGCTATCATCGGTGTCGGCCACTCACCGCAACGACGATAAGGAAATAGTAGTGTGTGACGAGGTGAAAAACACCCTTGCATAACACATTGCCAGTTCGCCGCGCCACTTACCCTTCGACGTGTTTCAGATCAAGATACCGAAAGAGTGTCGATAGTGGCGCCGAGATATCGTCGCCATTGTTCGGCGCTTCGATTTCGACACCGGCAGCAATTCATTCTTTTCCCGGCCAGCGCAGCTCCCTCCAGGCAGCACATTTTGTCATCCGGCACCATCGTCGAAGCGTGCTTCCTTCCCGGTGTAGCTCAGCTGAGCGGCCGCGCGAACGTGAATTCCGTCGTGCGTGCCCCCTTTCACTTGCCTCGGGGGAGGACTTCGGCGGTTAGACGACCCTACGGCAACGCCACGCGCGCATTTTCTCGCCGTACACCGACCTCGTACACGCGCGCCCGGCCTTCGTCTGGCGCTGCGCTGTGACCGCTTGCTCCATGCGAGGAAACCTGTTGCTTCTAGCTACAAGGTTCAGAGAAGAAAGAAACAGGACACGCGTTGAAACAGTAGGCCGTTTTGCGTCACCTTTATACTCTTTCAAGACGGGTTTTTTTTCGCTTCGGTCTTCCAGACGGCACGCAGTGATCGCAGCTTTGCTGTAGCAGCGGCGCGCGCGTCTCGTCTCCCTCGGCAAAGAGCTAGCGCTGCTGCGGGCCATCGAAGATGGCCCGTCCTTGGCAGCGCAGCCTGGACATCATGCCACCAAGTCGAAAAGGTAGCATGCCGGAAGAACCTCCTGGGGCCGAACTGTACCCGACGAAGCTGTCCATGGGTGAAGTGAATCCTGCCTTCCACGACGATACATGTGCGGATGCCACTGAAATGCAGTCCCCGGTTTCCCTCGACTCCACCTCCACTCACTGCGGCCGTGCGGACTGTTCGAGCCAGCGGTCGGCGTCGCCCTTCTCCGAGAAGACACCCTGGAAGAAGCGGCTGCCCTTCTTCGCCAAGGTGGCCGTAGCCGTGCTGTTCCACGCTTACCTGGCGGCGGGAATCTCGCTCACATGGAGCAGCACGCCCGACTACTGTCAGGACGTGAAATTCCTCACCGTCGTCACCGCGATCGGCTACGTTTACGTTCTGTGGTGCGTCGTATGTGCGCTGTTGGGGAAAACCGGTGCGGTGTGTGACGCGTACCAAAGCCTGCGCGATCGGATCACAGTGACGTGGGTCAAGAGCCGCCTGTTGCGGCCATGCACGTGGTTGTTAGTGTGGTTGTGTCTCCTCTCGTTTCTGGTGTACGATTCCATCAAGGACATCCAGCGACTCATCTCTCTCGCCGGTATCGTCGTCCTTCTCCTCATCGGATTCATTTTCTCCAATGCCCGCTTCAGGGTCAACTGGTACCAGGTGATGTGGGGGTTGCTGCTTCAGTTCCTACTCGGACTCGTCGTGTTGCGCTGGAGCCACGGTAGGGACGCACTGCAGTGTCTCGCCAACAAGGTCAAGAACTTCCTAGACTACACCAACAGTGGGTCTCACTTCGTATTCGGCCACCTCGCTTCTGGATGGAACTTGACAGAAGCGCTCGGCGACCTGGTACCTAAAGAAGACATGATTCAGAACGTCACCAACGTCACTAACATCACCACTATGCCTATTGTCGACACCATCAAGTCACTGCCCGCCGTTTTCATGTTCCAGGCACTCCCGGTCATatttttcttcagcttctttgtgAACATCCTGTACTTCTATGGCATCATGCAACGTCTCGTACTTATCGTGGGCAGCTTCCTGCAATTCACCATTGGGACCACGGTGTGCGAGTCGATGACGGCTGCCGCCAACATCTTCCTGGGGATGACCGAGGCGCCGCTGGTTGTTCGGCCATTCCTCTCCAAGATGACAAACTCGGAGCTGCACACGGTCATGACCGGCGGCTTCGCAACCATTGCCGGTAGTGTCATGGCCGCGTACATACACTTCGGCGTGAGCCCCGCCCACCTGATGACGGCGTCCATCATGAGCGCGCCGGCCGCGCTAGCCTATTCTAAGCTGCTCTACCCGGAGACGGAAGAAAGCCAGACTCAGCGTGATAACATTGAGATGCCCAGGAGCGAAGAAAGCAACGTCCTGGAAGCGGCTTCCAACGGAACCAACGTGGCTTTGGCCATGATCGGCAGCATCGTGGCCAACCTGGTAGGTTTCCTGGCCTTCATCGCGTTCCTGAACAGCACGCTCCAGTGGTTCGGCTCCATCGTCACTCTAGACTTCCTCACCTTCGAGTGGCTCTTGGCCAAGATCTTCACTCCGTTGGCTTTCATAATGGGCGTTCCCTGGAAGGACTGCGGCACCGTTGGAGAGTTGATTGGCATCAAGACGTTCGCCAACGAGTTCATCGCCTACTCGAGGCTCGCCGGCGTCATCCACCAGCTCGACGAGAGGTCGACGGTGATAGCAACGTACGCACTGTGCGGCTTCTCGAACCTCGGTTCTATTGGGATCTGCATCGGCGGATTAGGGGCCATCGCGCCCGACCGCAAGAGTGACTTGGCCAGACTGTCTTTCAGAGCTCTGGCAGCCGGATCGGCCGCTTGCTTCCTCACGGCATGTGTGGCCGGAAGCCTCATAGCCTAAGACCACTTTGCTGCTCATTCATTTGAACGTGCTCGTTTTAGGCATCACAGTGCCCGGACTCAGTGCTCCATTTTTTTAAGTTTTACGTAGGAAGCTCGTGTCTGAATCGAGCGAAATGAATAGCGAGTTTCTGCCAGTGATCACTGCCTCGGTATTGGTGACATTTTGTCTAAAAGGAAGAAAACAGAAGATGAACTTCGCAAACCGTTGAAGGCAAAGTCATTAAGCTAGGGCATTATACAGAGAGTTAATCAATATTAAGAAAAAATTAGAAGTACCTTGTGAAGTTTGCGAACGTGTGATCGAGGGGGATAAACATTACAGGCCCTAAGTATGTTGGGCGGTAAAACTTTGGTGAAGCAACTAGGACATACTCATCTGCTAGAAAGTATGTGTGCGTCAAGCGCTGGTATTTATAGTGTGATCTTCATTAAACGTATCTTAGCATCATTGAAAGAGGCCCATGGTACGGCATCATGCTCTAccattgtagagtaccaagtactcaaaatcatcGACCACTTTTTCTAACATGGTTGCACGTCATATAGGTAACCTCACGACTTAAGATGTTTAGTTCTACAGTTGTTTAAAGATTGAATAATGTACCATGTAAAAAAACATCATGCATTTGATGCGGTGAACCAACGTTACCCATGTCGCGCTTTACGCTGTTTCTCTGCCAGTGTCGCTGTGCAGTCCAGGGAACCCCTCCGACAACAAGCGCCATGTCTGAAGTCGTACACAACACAGACGTACTTATATCTTGCCACCCGTTGCAACATCTTTGTAAGAAGCTGCAAAACTCACCTTCGTTTTATCTTGATATCCATTGATTGCTGTACATGAACTTGGCGAGTTTTTAAATAATGATACGTCGGCATATCACTGCACATGTGCCGCACGATATGTATTTATTAATATATTTTCGCTTAGAAATAAGCACCTTTTTAATGCATATAGGTTTGGTAATTTCTATTTTCAATTCGTTATGCGTTCTTACTTTAATTTCTAGTCCTTCAAGAGAGAACAAGACGTTGCGGTGACCTCTCACACATGCAACATAATACAGACTTACTTACGCAGTACAAATTGTATCACTATATCATTCATATTAGCACTGAATGGCTACGTTATTATTCAGATTCatcaaaaaaaaattttgaattgTGTTATCTTTTAATCGAAGAAGGTGGGAGCTATGGCTCTGGCCGGGGGAagtatgccttttttttttacgttgatcTCCTACCCGTGTTCTTGCCACAGGCCATGTCGACGTACAAATATGAATGTTACTTGCATGTGTGCCCTTTGTACATTGACGCGAGTGTGATGGATCCAATCACGTGACGATGGTGACGTACATGTGTACCGGACTCTCCTAGCGGTACTACTGACCATATCGACTTTGCTTGTGACGTTTCATGAAGCACTTGTAGTTATATAacgacgatagtatttcttggggaccatcgacgcaaaaatttttgtctctCTGCCTGTACATGTTGTCTGtacgcccttaacggtaccccaaACGGTACCAAGCTACATACCAAAccgctgaccccatccgcagcgcccaccaatattgctcaaggtttagctttcatacttgtgtgattgtcaattaaaaagcaattattgcacatatttgaggcatcatgacaacacgtcaatattctgtatgtgtgtgtttttacaagaaaatacatacatgagtaattttagggaccgtagcgcttatcacgcggcgctcacgatgcaacgcttgcacgaaaaggcaagtgttcccaacgctttgctaagacgacatggtggtgacacctacccgtcgccttgcgttctacgtcTTATAGcttccgagacgggcgcgcacgccacgtGCTTCGtcttccaagataactgccagatagcgctcatgtctcacgtgtgacgtgacttgatgcgctcgttcgcctccgctgcacgctcgaggcactttaacgcagcgcctccggaataccattcaccgattttcttgcgcagaacatcaaataaatgctttgttcactctctccacacgcaatactatcgcctttcgacgacgtttgcagtgtaacatgcagatacagggccaatatttttttcgtatttctttTTATTCCCCTCTGGCATACTTTTATTCCTTATGGCATATTTGATATTTAGTATTTCGGGACAACCGGCTGCTATCATTCCTAACGCTATAAAATGCATTAATGCAGATTTCATATCGCGGTTAATGTGGAAACGTTATTACGGCTAGCAATGAAACAATTTTACCTTTATTCAAAGATGACTTTCGACACACATAATCTTCACATCTGCGATGCTCAATGATTCAACTATGTTTAGTTCATAATATTACAGTATCTCAGGTTAACACCCCAATACCACAatgtgattatcagagacgccgtagtggagggctccaaaactttttgactatctggtgttctttaacgtgaactgacatcacacagtgaaCGGACCTCAGCTATTTAGCCTGAACCACCGCGgccacgacctttgggtcagtaGCAGAGCACCTGAACCACTCGACCACCGAGGCGGACTCTGTTCACTTCAGTCCCTTTCCCCTTCAATTCCTTTGTGCTGACTCTTTCGCCTTACAAAAGCTCACGACTCATTTGACACCTGATAAGAGTGACGCTGGAAAGAGGATTCACCCGTAGCAACCGCCTATAAAACCACCTGGAGAAACATCATCACTGCCTTGAATACTTGTTGCCGAATTTTTTCACTATTCTGCACTTTGTTTAGGTGTTGTTTCAAATACCCCTCCTACGGCACGTACCTATTCTTGAGCATTGGCAAAGATTAGTAACATGCTCTCACATGATCTGGCCTGAATGCTTTTAGTCAAAGTGTTTTAGACAAACTGTTAGCTCGGCCCCATGCTATCAGGTACGTACCCTGTTGCATAATTTGGCGTGAAAGCGATTAATCACCGACATCTCGAAAGTTTGTAAGGTCAAAAATAGTAATCACAATGATGAGTATATCAATATTTGGAACGTACACGAAGCTGAAAACGAGCAATAACGTCAGCGCCCGGAGATTGAGGTGAGCACGCCAAGCGTCCAACCTGGTGTCGCGTCCCGAATCGACCTTCTGGTCCCATCGTTGCCACAACGGTGTCCACCGTACAATCGCAGAGGAATGAATATGCAGATCTCAGGCGTGTGCACATTTCAGATAGTTTACGGACATCTTCATCTATGCTGGCGTATGTATACGCTTAACTATCTACACTGACGTGTGTGCCTCCTACGACCGCATGAAATGTCGTCCAGTGCACACGCACAGTGTTTTGAGGGTGTTGTTGGGGTCACCTTCAAGAAGCCAAACTGAATGACAAATGGTGACTGTTCACACGCAATGTTGGTGCGTCGTGCTTGCATGGTGTTTATCTGTGACCTTGTTGCGTTATCGAAATTCTATTAGTCTTGAATTCGTTTTACATCGCAGTGTTTCCACAAACACAGGGTAGTGAACGGATACTTTCCTCTTATTAATCTCCctgccatttttttgtgtacTTCTCTATCCCTCTCATACATAATTTATCTTCATGGAGCTTCTGTTTCATGGTCTTGCCGCTACTGATAAAAGCATTTTCCGCTTTGTGCTCCGAAAAACTTCAGACTGTGTCTTTGTAGGGTTAATTGTTGTATTTGCTATtgattttcttgtttgtttgtttgtttgtttgtttgtcgttttataTCGATTTCGTGAAGTGTATGTTGTGCTGTTGTTAGCACTTGTTGCAGTTCTAAATATTGAAAAGCAAGGAGACTTAGCCAGCTGACAACGGTGACACCTGCTCATTTTCGCGCGCGCACGaagtttttagaaaaaaaaaacgtgagtaaTTTACAGTACAACATATACCACGGCCactcgctaaaaaaaaaaaagatgtgtccTATGTCGTCGCGCTGAATCACTGGGGCGCGAGCGTGAATACTGTCTTGACAGTTCCGTCCGCGCTGGAGCAGGTAGACGTACAGCCACGCACTTTTaatacaaaataaagaaacaaacaaggcTGTGACGAACGCAAAACATTGTATCCCGTTATATATGGTCATGTCGAGGTGCCGCTGAGTTTCAAGATGTCAttgaaatataataataataataataataataataataataataataataataataataataataataataataataatatcctgGAGTTTTTCATGCCCAAATCACGATgtcattatgagaaacgccgtagtagagggctccggaaattgcgaccatctGGTCTTCTTTACCGTGCACATACATCGTGACAGCACACGAAAGACAATAAAGGATGTCAACATCGGGTAACACCAATTACCGCTTGACACTGAACAGCGTCAAGATTccttgtgataaaaaaaaaatggcagcatattcacggggtgaatgatggagagtggggcgaagcatccgtccgtccattccttcttgcttccgtccgtccatgcgtatgtctgtgtaaccgtccgtgcgtccatccgcccgtctgtgcgtgcgtctcttcatgcgtccacacgtccatccgtgcgcccatccctgtgtttgtccatgcatccacccctgcgtccatccatgcgtccatccatccgtgcagccatccatgcgtccgtccatgcatctgtcttggtgtccattcgttcatctagtcaacaccccaagcaccaccatatcgcatctttccatcaaagaagcaccgccatctatcggacattccaaggactaaacgaaaggtggcacacgcacactttcttacggtttgcacttcgtgtctacttcccacctttaaccacctcgggttcatggtatatactagttcactgtattcatggcactgcggcccaacgctcgctaaacctatttaaaaccaaggaggttacgcccggcggaaacgtaagactggtaacacactacggctacgactactacgtggaacgaacgggtgccgccttaACGAGCGTCACCCTTAAAAGGTAGTTTGGAGAACGCACGAGTATCTTTCTGTTGCATGCACGGAGCAAGGATTTCTTGAAAAACGGCGGACTCCTGGCAAATGTTCTTTGAGATCATGCTACCACCACTCCTCAGGATGCACTTTTGTCTTTGGAAACAGTGAcgtgttttaggggtgaagcttcttaaagcggcacccgttcgtccctcgtatagTGGTGCGTAACATGTCATACGcttcgacctgcaaggtggtgccgctgggagatttctcctgtgcgttgttgaagaataaaaaattcgcagcgtgcgcgttaactaaaagccgaattctcctctcattccccattagcagccaacggcatgtacattgagcactatctggcaagaaagggttgctacgttatactcgcttggcgtaacctctttggttttggaaaggtttagcgaacgttgggctgcagtgccatgaatacagtgaactagtatataccatgaactcgaggtggttgaaggtgggaagtagacacgaagcgcaagccgtaagaaagtgtgcgtgtgccacctctcgtttagaccttggaatgtccgctgggtggcggtggttccatatgtggaatatatgatgaaaagatgcgagattgtggtacttggagtgttgaatagatggacgaacggatacgcaggcagatgcatggatggacgcacggatggctgcacggacggaaggacgcatggagggacgcaggggcggatgcatgaacgaacgcagggacggacgcacagatggacgtgcggacgcacgaacagacgcacgcatggacgagcggatggacgcatggacggtcacaaagatggacgcatggatggacggaagcaagaacgaatggagaAACGGATGCTTCGACCCAccctccatcattcattccgtggatatgctgccatgttttttttagACCCCATGTGTGTGTCTAGACGCCTGCGGCGAAAGCGGGAATCACGGCGCCTCCACGCGAGCCGTATTGTGGCGCCACAGTGGCAAAATGTTCGATCAGGCAGAGCCCGCTGTTTTCTTGGCACGCAGTGGTCTGCACTTTTTGTCTTCTTTTACTCGAGCTGCCACGCATTACTTTACCATGGTATGGCGACAGAACCATCCCGTGGTGCCTAGAACAATTCTTCGACGATTTAGCGGACTATGCACCGCACCTATATACTACGGGAGAGCGACAAGTTGCCCCACGATAAAGACGGTGTGTTTAGATGTTCGAACACAGCGTATCccactatgggagagcgtgaAGCTTCCCCGAATGCACTGCGTTTAGAAATAATCGTTCGCAATTTATagtacttggtattctactaGAGGAAAGCAAAAAGCCGTCCCCGTCAAAGATGAGATCAGTGGGTAAAGCTAACATACATTATAGCAAACcttgtgtgtttagaacaaatatTCCAAGACTTTGAGTATGTTTAGAAAAGAGAGGTAACAATTTAGGGTActaggtactgtactatgggagagcatatagccgtcgCGGGGGTGTACATTACATGGTCAGTCCCCACCCTCAACAAgacttgtgtgtgtgtttagaaaaagtggttatcGATGAACAGTATTTGGTAGTGTACTGTGGGAGAGCGAAAGGCCGTCCCACGTAGACACGATGAATTACCAATTtgaactgtgtgtttagaaaaagtggttaacgattacGAGTACTTTTTACTGGACTATGGGAGAGCCCCAAACCGCCCCGAGAATACACAGGACTGGGGggattagaaaaagggggtaacgatttagagtacagggtactctactatgggagagcactgatcCGTCCCGTTAAACAGGAACTGTAGCGCGATCGGCACTGCCCGTGGAGCCTTCGAGTACACAAGAGTATTGCATTAATTGCGAAACGTTGTGAAGCAAAACAGCGTAAAAACAAGGACGAACAAGACGCGCAAACAACCACACGTTGCGCTCCTCATTTTTCATGCTGTTCTCCAACAAGATGCTCAATGCATCTTGTGGAAAGTTCATCATTCATGCTCTCTCTGCCACAGCTGCTGTTCTTTTATTTCACCCTCCGTCGGTTCACTCGGAGATCTCGTCAATTGGATTCATTTTGTACAA encodes:
- the LOC119163831 gene encoding putative transporter YutK → MARPWQRSLDIMPPSRKGSMPEEPPGAELYPTKLSMGEVNPAFHDDTCADATEMQSPVSLDSTSTHCGRADCSSQRSASPFSEKTPWKKRLPFFAKVAVAVLFHAYLAAGISLTWSSTPDYCQDVKFLTVVTAIGYVYVLWCVVCALLGKTGAVCDAYQSLRDRITVTWVKSRLLRPCTWLLVWLCLLSFLVYDSIKDIQRLISLAGIVVLLLIGFIFSNARFRVNWYQVMWGLLLQFLLGLVVLRWSHGRDALQCLANKVKNFLDYTNSGSHFVFGHLASGWNLTEALGDLVPKEDMIQNVTNVTNITTMPIVDTIKSLPAVFMFQALPVIFFFSFFVNILYFYGIMQRLVLIVGSFLQFTIGTTVCESMTAAANIFLGMTEAPLVVRPFLSKMTNSELHTVMTGGFATIAGSVMAAYIHFGVSPAHLMTASIMSAPAALAYSKLLYPETEESQTQRDNIEMPRSEESNVLEAASNGTNVALAMIGSIVANLVGFLAFIAFLNSTLQWFGSIVTLDFLTFEWLLAKIFTPLAFIMGVPWKDCGTVGELIGIKTFANEFIAYSRLAGVIHQLDERSTVIATYALCGFSNLGSIGICIGGLGAIAPDRKSDLARLSFRALAAGSAACFLTACVAGSLIA